The Thermoplasmata archaeon DNA window CGCCCGCATGCCCCGCGCCTCCCGACCCGACCCGCCGAGTTCCGCGACGAGGCTCGCGTACGCGGCGGCGGCCTGCTCCCACCGGAGTGCCCTCTCGAGCTCCGCGCCTTCGTGCAGGATCCGAGCGAGTTGCGCGGCCTCGATGGGGGTTCACCTCAGCGCTTCGGGCCCTCGAGGTCCGAGCGCATCCGAAGGTAATCGTCGCGCGTGATTTCCCCCTTTGCGTAGCGAGCGTCGAGGATCGCCTGCGCAGGCAGCGGGGTCCGAGCGGCGCCCGCGGACGGCGGCGTCATCCAGACCGCCTTGGCCGCGAAGACGAGCGCGACCGCCGCGAACGCGATGCCCACGACGCCTCGGAGGGTCCATCCGTCCGCCGAGGAGAGGCGCGGCCGCAGGAACTCGAACCACCACCCGTTCCCCGATGCGAGGGTCGCGAGGATCCCGAGCGCGGCCGCCAAGACGATCCAGAACGCCGGATCCGAACGAAGGTGGGGCGCGGACGTCGCCATGGGTCGCTCGACGGCCCCGGGTTATTTGAACCTACGCGGTGCCGATGCCGGTCGGGCTCAAGCCTCCCGGGCGAGCCCTTCGACTGCCTCCATGATCCGATCGAGATCCCCCGGGCCCACGCCGGGATGGACCGGAAGCTCGAAGAGGCGCGGGATGACGTCCTCCGCGACGGGGGTGCGCCCGCGGATCTTGAGGTCCTGCAGCGCTTTCTGCTCGTAGAGGGGCATGGGATACGACGGCCGGCATCCGATGCCGGCTTCGGTCAGGGTCAGCACGATGTCGTCCCGGGAGATCGGAAA harbors:
- a CDS encoding SHOCT domain-containing protein, whose product is MATSAPHLRSDPAFWIVLAAALGILATLASGNGWWFEFLRPRLSSADGWTLRGVVGIAFAAVALVFAAKAVWMTPPSAGAARTPLPAQAILDARYAKGEITRDDYLRMRSDLEGPKR